The following are encoded together in the Girardinichthys multiradiatus isolate DD_20200921_A chromosome X, DD_fGirMul_XY1, whole genome shotgun sequence genome:
- the LOC124862153 gene encoding alpha-2,8-sialyltransferase 8F-like yields MGLKGQMLKLFFFLNLFFLGSLLIIPFWYTMERASEKPQLTLMQTTNSCNLCQENKNQFIDFCSQASQTKEVIDKTLSKEQLKKEPDYKEDVQPCKHCREEITQMLKTYSQSWKKKEDNYHEMRIKLNLKVNGHEKAILTQENTPVGSKFIADGDRKRTIEVKSEHFDTFLKVNPFANKTYSSCAVVGNAGILANSSCGKIIDSAEYVTRCNLPPLTNGYEKHVGVKTDLVSANPSILSQKYGSLLGARRKFMEKLCQYGNSMLLLPAFSYVGNVAVCMRAFHTIKDFGSPMQPIYFSPEYLKNLDSFWRTQGWKAVRLTTGMMLTSMALELCDNVHLYGFWPFSLHPHTFEELTNHYYDDKRPKGGFHAMPEEFKLLLKLHSQGVLKLHLGNCKPN; encoded by the exons GTCGGAGAAACCTCAGCTGACTCTAATGCAAACCACAAATTCATGTAACCTCTGTCA GGAGAATAAAAATCAGTTCATAGATTTTTGCTCTCAAGCCTCACAAACAAAGGAGGTCATTGACAAAACATTGAG TAAAGAGCAACTTAAGAAAGAGCCTGATTATAAAGAAGATGTTCAGCCATGTAAACACTGCAG GGAGGAAATAACACAAATGTTAAAGACTTACTctcaatcctggaagaaaaaggaggacAACTACCATGAAATGAG GATTAAGCTGAACTTAAAGGTCAATGGTCATGAGAAGGCCATTCTTACTCAGGAAAACACTCCAGTGGGATCAAAGTTTATTGCAGATGGAGATAGAAAGAGGACTATTGAGGTGAAGTCAGAgcattttgacacatttttaaag GTGAATccttttgcaaataaaacatatagcaGCTGTGCTGTTGTTGGGAATGCTGGGATCCTGGCAAATAGCAGCTGTGGAAAAATTATTGATTCAGCTGAGTATGTTACCAG GTGCAACCTACCTCCTTTGACAAATGGATatgagaaacatgttggtgtCAAGACAGACCTTGTGTCAGCAAACCCAAGCATCCTTTCACAAAA GTATGGGTCTCTTTTAGGAGCTCGACGGAAGTTTATGGAGAAGCTGTGTCAATATGGCAACTCCATGCTTCTCCTTCCTGCCTTCTCTTATGTTGGAAACGTAGCTGTCTGTATGCGGGCTTTCCACACAATTAAGGACTTTGGAAGCCCCATGCAACctatctatttcagtccagagtACTTAAAAAATCTTGACAGCTTTTGGCGCACTCAAGGATGGAAGGCTGTACGACTCACTACTGGCATGATGCTGACAAGCATGGCACTGGAACTCTGTGACAATGTCCACCTATATGGCTTCTGGCCCTTCAGTCTTCACCCACATACCTTTGAGGAGCTGACCAACCACTATTACGATGATAAGAGACCAAAGGGGGGATTCCACGCTATGCCGGAGGAATTTAAGCTCTTGTTGAAGCTGCACAGCCAGGGTGTACTTAAGCTGCACCTTGGAAACTGTAAACCCAATTAG